The genomic stretch ATCTGCTTCCCAATCCCTTTTTTCAGCACCACCCCCTTTATAGCTAGGGATTAGGGACTAGGGGATTAGGAGAAAGGGAAAAGATTAATTCTCTCCCTCTTCCCTCTTCCCTCTTCCCTCTTCCTCTTCCTCTTCCCTAGACCCTAGCCCCCAGCCCCTAGCCCCTAGCCCCTAGCCTCTTTTTTTTGACTATTTTTTAAGCGCTTTCTTCACCAATTCGGGAATCTGAGAAGGGCGCTGCGCTACGGGAATTTTGACTTTTTCAAAAGCAGCTATTTTTGCTTCTGCCGTGCTAATTTCATCCTCTATAACTGGCTGAGAAACAATCAAATCGCTGGCGCGGCGCTGTCGTTTTACTGTTGGTGCGTAGCGTCCGGCAATGTAAGTAACTACAGGTTTACTAATTTCCTCAGCAATAAAGGGAGCGATCGTTTCTTCGCTATCGCCATCCATTTGTCCTACTAAAACGATCGCTTTGGTATTGTCATCTTTATTTAAAACTGGCAACCAATGGCGAAGAGAAGAACCAACGATCGCATCACTACCAATATTAACGCCGATCGATTGTCCAAATCCCGCTTGGCTTAGTTGCAAAGCAACTTCGCAGGTCAGACTGCCGCAACGGCTGATCAGTCCCACCGCACCGGGAGTGTAAAATTCACTAGGATGAGTGCCCAACAAAATTTTTCCCGGTACGATAATGCCCATACTGTTAGGGCCAACAACTAGAGTTTTGTTAGCATCGGCAATTCTCAGCAGATAAACTATATCCAGAGGTGGAATACCGCTCGTGACGATAATCAGTTGCCTAATATTAGCAGCGATCGCTTCTAGCGCCGCATCCAATACCAAGTAAGGTGGAGTGAAGATTATGCTAGTGTCGATCGAGCCAGTTATTGGCAGTGCTTGTTCCACCAAATCGAACACAGGGATATCGTGTATTGTTTGTCCCCCCTGTCCCGGACTTACCCCAGCAACGACATTAGTGCCGTAAGCTTTCATCTTAGCCGCGTGGATAGCAGCAAGCGGTTCGGTGATACCTTGGATTAAGACTTTACTATCTGGCTTTACATTCATTACAAAACGCCTAACGGTTACACTTACAGGACTTACCCATCAAATGACTGGAAACTCGCGATTTTTCATAGAAACCGGGTTTCGAGGGTGGGGCGTCCTAGTATTATTCAGATTTGGGCTTATTAATAAATTTAACTAATTCTGGGATACTTTCAGCTTGAATTTTGGCTGTTTCCTCTTGTCGGGATTTGATAGCAGAAATTTCCTCGCGTCACAAAGTAACTAGGGAGTTGACAGCACCAACCAAGGCATCTACATTATT from Aerosakkonema funiforme FACHB-1375 encodes the following:
- a CDS encoding succinate--CoA ligase subunit alpha encodes the protein MNVKPDSKVLIQGITEPLAAIHAAKMKAYGTNVVAGVSPGQGGQTIHDIPVFDLVEQALPITGSIDTSIIFTPPYLVLDAALEAIAANIRQLIIVTSGIPPLDIVYLLRIADANKTLVVGPNSMGIIVPGKILLGTHPSEFYTPGAVGLISRCGSLTCEVALQLSQAGFGQSIGVNIGSDAIVGSSLRHWLPVLNKDDNTKAIVLVGQMDGDSEETIAPFIAEEISKPVVTYIAGRYAPTVKRQRRASDLIVSQPVIEDEISTAEAKIAAFEKVKIPVAQRPSQIPELVKKALKK